Below is a genomic region from bacterium.
CTAACTATACATTCTATGCCGTTAACTATGACAGTAGCATAACGCCAAGGTTTATACCTGTAGCCAATTCAATACCGGAAACAATCTATGTTGATAATACCTTGGTAACAGACTGCCTTGCCGGTGAGTACTCAGTAGCCAATAGAGATAATTCAGGCAGCGATGGTAACGCCTATACCTCCATCGTTGAAGCGGCTAATGTTGCCGGCCCTGGCGATACGGTTTTGACCAGAGAGGGGACATACCACTCTGGCTCAGGGCTTAACGAAAACGACGTACTCTGGCCCAAACATTCAGGAACCGCACAGAATCCTATTGTATTCAAAGCATACAATGGCGAGACGGTAATACTTGGCGATGGTCTTGACAGCTACCCCAATGATAATTGGTTATCTGTTGCCAGAGGGGTAATTACGTTGAAGAACGTAAGCTATATAGAAATAGATGGATTAACTATTAGACATGTCGCTGGCTGGATGTTTGCGAGGGGCTGTAATTATATTACCATTAAGAATTGCCGGTTTGAAGATAGCACGTGGGATTCGAAGGGTTGTGTCAGATTAACAGAATGCTATAACTGGAAGATAGTCAACAATACGTTTTGTAACTCTGCCTATGATAGCCTGTTGCTTGTCGAGAGCGATTATAACCTAATTGAGA
It encodes:
- a CDS encoding right-handed parallel beta-helix repeat-containing protein, encoding NYTFYAVNYDSSITPRFIPVANSIPETIYVDNTLVTDCLAGEYSVANRDNSGSDGNAYTSIVEAANVAGPGDTVLTREGTYHSGSGLNENDVLWPKHSGTAQNPIVFKAYNGETVILGDGLDSYPNDNWLSVARGVITLKNVSYIEIDGLTIRHVAGWMFARGCNYITIKNCRFEDSTWDSKGCVRLTECYNWKIVNNTFCNSAYDSLLLVESDYNLIENNTFRTAAHSLLSLRSASYNVIRNNKFCNPYFAGGMAEKLTEVFDQKVDTRDSRNPSYIPVPGYNGTQGNLFENNLFGYHPDRDNVGARTSAIQFSGQSTIIRNNVFSNPPLTTPDPDYPSGVAGGVGIIMRWGGSWKGWNGTRIVGEGHEAGYVTHNRIYNNVLRL